AAGTTGAATGAAATTGCAAGGGAACTTTCAAAAATTCCATATGAAAAGCTAACACTTAAAAATCTTTTTCTCACGGCTGTTAAAACTCAACCTTCACTTATAATTGAGGTGATGAGGCTGTTTATATGAGATTCGGTTTTAAAGAATAGTTGCGATTTTTGATTTGGTTTAGTAAATTTTCAGGGAGTAGCTTTGATAAATGGCTACTCCCTTTTTATTTTAAAGGGAGGCGTGATTCTTTTAAATCAAACAAAAAAATACCTTAAGATTATGGAACTTCAGGAATTTTACAAAGGTCCTCGTGGGATCGCAGTTAAAATTTTGAATCGCGTTGAGAGAACAGATTCATATCTTGATAAACTTCTTGACATTGAACTTAAATCAGACGAACTTAATGAACTTGACAAGAGATTTTTGACGGAGTTAACCCATGGAGTTGTGAGGTGGAAAACGCGACTTGATTTTATAATTGAGTATTTCTGTAAGAACAAGTTCGCTATGCAAGATCCGAACATAAGAAACGCAATGAGGGTTGCGCTTTATCAGATTTTGTTTTTAACAAAAATTCCACATGCTGCAGCTGTAAACGAGGCGGTTGAGTTTGTCAAAAAAATTCGCGGGCAAAAAGCTGCTAATCTTGTCAATGCTGTGTTAAGAAATATAATTCGTAATCTTAACAAACTACCCACGCCAGATAGCGAATCAGACCCGATTCAGTATCTTTCAATAATGTATGCGCATCCAACATGGATTGTTAAGAGGTGGGTTGAAAGATATGGGTTTTATGAAACTGAGCAGTTGCTTTCTGCAAATAATGAACGCCCGACGGTGGTTGTCAGAGCAAATTCTTTGAAAACAAATGTTGATGAACTTGCAAAACTTTTTGATGAAAGAGGGATAAAATATGTTAAGTCAAAATATCTTGATGATTTTTTGAAGGTCGGGCATCTTACGGGAATTTATAACCTTGATCTTTTCAATCAAGGTTATTTTTCTGTTCAGGATGAAAGCGCTGGACTTGTCGTTAAACTTCTTGATCCAAAACCTGGTGAAACGGTGATTGACTTATGTTCCGCACCTGGTGGAAAAACTACATATATCGGTGAATTGATGAAAAACGAGGGGAAAATAATTGCGGTTGATAAATACGAGCACAGGTTAAATCTTGTCAAGCAAAGTTGTGAAAGAGTCGGGCTTACAAATGTTGAGTTTATAGCTGAGGACGCAACTGCTGTTAATTTTAATGGAAGCGCGGATAAAGTTTTAGTTGATGCACCATGTTCAGGTTTTGGAGTTATTCAGAAGAAGCCAGATATAAAATGGCAAAGAGAGCTTTCGGATATCAAAAATCTTGTAAAAACTCAACTTGAATTGCTTGAAACAGCAAGCAAGCTTGTTAAAAATGGCGGTGTGATAGTTTATAGCACATGCACAATTGAACCAGAGGAAAATATTGAGGTTGTTAAATCTTTCCTTGACAAACATCCAGAGTTTGAAGTTGAAGATGCGAGGAAATATTTACCATCTGATGTTGTAACAAATGGAGGTTATATGGAAACATTTCCACACAAGCACGATATGGATGGAGGGTTTGCGGTAAGACTAATCAAAGTGAAATAAAAGCTTATGAAAAATAACAAAACTTCGCACCCTGTAATAGTTGATGGTGAGACATTAACACCTGAAAAGGTTTTTGATGTTGCGGTTAATTTCGCACCTGTTAAACTTTCTCCAGATGCCATATCCAAAATGAAAAAGTCAAGACAACTTGTTGAAAAGTGGGTTCAAAAAGATGAGGTGATTTATGGGGTTACAACTGGATTTGGGGATTTTGCTACGGTGAAGATAGAAAAGAAAGAGATTGAAAAACTCCAGAGGAACCTAATCTTCAGCCACTCTGCAGGTGCAGGTGAGCCATTACCTCCTGAAGTTGTAAGGGCGATGATGCTTCTTAGAGCAAACGCTCTTTCAAAAGGTTATTCGGGTGTTAGAGTTGAAACGGTTAAAATGTTAATTGATTTTTTAAATCTTCACATAACACCAATCATTCCATCTCAAGGTTCTGTTGGCTCAAGTGGTGATCTCGTTCAGCTTTCACATCTTGTCCTTGCAATGATGGGAGAGGGTAATGTTTGGGTGGGGAAGGATATTAACCCATTAAATTTGAAAAAAATGAAGGCTTTGTCTGCGCTTAAAAAATTTGGATTGGAACCAATTAGACTTTCTGCAAAGGAAGGACTTGCTCTTATAAATGGCACACAGATGATGACTGCTTATGCATGCTTGATTGTTAAGCAAGCAAAAGAATTGTGTAAAATAGCTGATATCGCCGCATCACTTAGTATTGAGGCTTTGAAAGGAACTGATAGAGCTTTTGATGAAAGAATTCATAAACTAAGACCCTATCAAGGACAACAGAAGGTTGCGAGAAATATATTGAGAATGATGAAAAATAGCGAGATACGGCTTTCTCATCTTTATGATGATCCAAGGGTTCAAGATGCTTACTCTTTGAGATGCGTTCCTCAAATTCACGGTGCATCAAGAGATGCGATTGATTATGTTTACGAAATTGTTTCAATTGAGGTGAATTCAGCAACGGATAATCCGTTGATTTTCCCAGAGGATGAAGTTCATCTTGAAGGTGGAAATTTCCATGGACAACCGATTGCGCTTGCAATGGATTTCATCGCTATTGCTTTATCTGAACTTGCAAATGTTTCAGAAAGAAGAATAGAACGACTTGTCAACGCTCAATTGAGTGGTTTGCCGAAGTTTTTAACAACTCGTGGTGGATTAAACTCGGGATTGATGATAGCTCAATACACCGCAGCATCTCTGGTTTCTGAAAACAAAGTTTTGGCTCATCCTGCAAGCGTTGATTCAATACCCACATCAGCAAATCAAGAAGACCATAACAGCATGGGCTCAATATCGGCGCAAAAGGCATATAGAGTTTTAAAAAATGTTCAAACTGTTCTTGCAATTGAGATAATGTGCGCTGCTCAGGGGATTGACTTTGCGAAGGTTGATCCAAAGACTGGAAAAATAATGAGGTGCGGTATCGGGACACAAGCGGCGTATGAATTCGTTAGAAAGAAAATTAAACATCTTGATGAAGATAGAATTTTACATAATGACATCGTGA
This genomic interval from Candidatus Kryptobacter tengchongensis contains the following:
- a CDS encoding histidine ammonia-lyase; this encodes MKNNKTSHPVIVDGETLTPEKVFDVAVNFAPVKLSPDAISKMKKSRQLVEKWVQKDEVIYGVTTGFGDFATVKIEKKEIEKLQRNLIFSHSAGAGEPLPPEVVRAMMLLRANALSKGYSGVRVETVKMLIDFLNLHITPIIPSQGSVGSSGDLVQLSHLVLAMMGEGNVWVGKDINPLNLKKMKALSALKKFGLEPIRLSAKEGLALINGTQMMTAYACLIVKQAKELCKIADIAASLSIEALKGTDRAFDERIHKLRPYQGQQKVARNILRMMKNSEIRLSHLYDDPRVQDAYSLRCVPQIHGASRDAIDYVYEIVSIEVNSATDNPLIFPEDEVHLEGGNFHGQPIALAMDFIAIALSELANVSERRIERLVNAQLSGLPKFLTTRGGLNSGLMIAQYTAASLVSENKVLAHPASVDSIPTSANQEDHNSMGSISAQKAYRVLKNVQTVLAIEIMCAAQGIDFAKVDPKTGKIMRCGIGTQAAYEFVRKKIKHLDEDRILHNDIVKALEIVRSGEIINVVEKAIGEKLE
- a CDS encoding 16S rRNA (cytosine967-C5)-methyltransferase — protein: MELQEFYKGPRGIAVKILNRVERTDSYLDKLLDIELKSDELNELDKRFLTELTHGVVRWKTRLDFIIEYFCKNKFAMQDPNIRNAMRVALYQILFLTKIPHAAAVNEAVEFVKKIRGQKAANLVNAVLRNIIRNLNKLPTPDSESDPIQYLSIMYAHPTWIVKRWVERYGFYETEQLLSANNERPTVVVRANSLKTNVDELAKLFDERGIKYVKSKYLDDFLKVGHLTGIYNLDLFNQGYFSVQDESAGLVVKLLDPKPGETVIDLCSAPGGKTTYIGELMKNEGKIIAVDKYEHRLNLVKQSCERVGLTNVEFIAEDATAVNFNGSADKVLVDAPCSGFGVIQKKPDIKWQRELSDIKNLVKTQLELLETASKLVKNGGVIVYSTCTIEPEENIEVVKSFLDKHPEFEVEDARKYLPSDVVTNGGYMETFPHKHDMDGGFAVRLIKVK